In a single window of the Streptomyces sp. NBC_00094 genome:
- a CDS encoding trypsin-like peptidase domain-containing protein, producing MGRSLADSWRVRILDARGTPVGAGVLVAGGRVVTCAHVVEGALGPDDGDPREAELMVDFPGSLAPGAAPVRAGVAPRGWAPPDEERADVAVLDLYEDAPADCGPARLRPCGPARDRIVRAFGQVVGAPAGLWVRARLVGSGGLSPEWMQLEAAGESGDRLRQGYSGAGVVDGSGDVLGLVVAEDTRAERRTGWMIPVEIVVRYCPDLADAVTGSPAGDRASDAYDTDRGPASYDAFRSPGSDASDDVLPPPWPPSAERDLARVLVKVRSFADPHRRERVLRDTGDHIAFHVERTGVLINDARAVLGLCLEYEDGIERFAAALRWYESGSLPMREFDREVARLRARGPGGGAAR from the coding sequence GTGGGACGTTCGCTCGCGGATTCATGGCGCGTTCGGATCCTGGACGCGCGGGGCACACCGGTCGGCGCCGGGGTGCTCGTGGCCGGTGGCCGGGTGGTCACCTGCGCGCACGTCGTGGAAGGGGCGCTCGGCCCCGACGACGGGGATCCGCGGGAGGCGGAGCTCATGGTGGACTTCCCCGGCTCCCTCGCTCCCGGCGCGGCGCCCGTGCGCGCCGGGGTCGCACCCCGGGGATGGGCGCCACCGGACGAGGAGCGGGCCGACGTCGCGGTGCTCGACCTGTACGAGGACGCCCCCGCCGACTGCGGGCCCGCCAGGCTGCGGCCGTGCGGCCCCGCCCGCGACCGGATCGTCCGCGCCTTCGGGCAGGTCGTCGGCGCGCCCGCCGGGCTGTGGGTGCGCGCACGGCTGGTGGGATCCGGCGGACTGAGCCCCGAGTGGATGCAGTTGGAGGCCGCCGGCGAGTCCGGGGACCGGCTGCGGCAGGGCTACAGCGGGGCCGGGGTCGTCGACGGCTCCGGGGACGTGCTCGGCCTGGTGGTCGCGGAGGACACCCGCGCGGAGCGCCGTACCGGCTGGATGATCCCCGTCGAGATCGTCGTACGGTACTGCCCCGACCTGGCGGACGCGGTGACCGGCTCCCCAGCAGGGGACCGCGCCTCCGACGCGTACGACACGGACCGCGGCCCCGCCTCGTACGACGCCTTCCGCTCCCCCGGTTCCGACGCGTCGGACGACGTCCTTCCGCCGCCGTGGCCGCCCAGCGCCGAGCGGGATCTCGCCCGGGTGCTCGTGAAGGTACGGAGCTTCGCCGATCCGCACCGCCGCGAGCGGGTGCTCCGGGACACCGGGGACCACATAGCCTTCCACGTCGAGCGGACCGGCGTTCTGATCAACGACGCGCGCGCGGTGCTCGGGCTCTGCCTGGAGTACGAGGACGGCATCGAGCGGTTCGCGGCGGCGCTGCGCTGGTACGAGTCGGGCTCGCTGCCGATGCGGGAGTTCGACCGCGAGGTCGCCCGGCTGCGTGCGCGGGGGCCCGGCGGTGGGGCCGCCCGATGA
- a CDS encoding serine hydrolase, producing MRYSSSRRRRLCAGVAALGIFAAPLGAGTALATEPPGPAAFVTSSAPAPAASVDTEFPELTPAVAAKLDTAVQDVMREAAVPGVMVALSAPGKGTYIRSFGVADKETGAPMSPGLYMRIGSETKTFTVTAVLELVDEGKVGLDDPISEYVAGVPNGDKITLRDLANMRSGLFSYTADEDFFTALTSNPDRQFTPQELLDYSFAHPVEFQPGESFQYSNTNTVLLGLVVEKAGGMPLDEYIQENVVEPAGLRHTAFPTDAAFPRPHAHGYTEQTASGDVEDATDWNPSWGWAAGAMISNLQDMRTWAKVVATGTLLTAETQAERLEIPQPGPGGSGYGLGIFNAQGWIGHNGSLPGYQSLTIYLPEEQATLVVLLNTDITSDAGTPSTLFGKAVTEVVTPDHVFEIPGQ from the coding sequence GTGAGGTACTCATCCAGCCGTCGGCGGCGTCTCTGCGCCGGCGTCGCGGCCCTCGGGATCTTCGCGGCCCCGCTGGGCGCGGGCACCGCCCTCGCCACCGAGCCCCCCGGCCCGGCGGCGTTCGTGACGTCGTCCGCGCCCGCGCCCGCCGCCTCGGTGGACACGGAGTTCCCGGAGCTCACCCCGGCCGTCGCCGCCAAGCTGGACACGGCGGTCCAGGACGTCATGCGGGAGGCGGCGGTGCCGGGCGTCATGGTCGCCTTGTCGGCGCCGGGCAAGGGCACGTACATCCGGTCCTTCGGAGTGGCGGACAAGGAGACCGGCGCCCCCATGAGTCCCGGCCTCTACATGCGGATCGGCAGCGAGACCAAGACGTTCACGGTGACCGCCGTGCTCGAACTGGTCGACGAGGGCAAGGTGGGTCTCGACGACCCGATCTCCGAGTACGTCGCCGGTGTGCCGAACGGCGACAAGATCACCCTGCGCGACCTCGCGAACATGCGCAGCGGCCTGTTCAGCTACACCGCGGACGAGGACTTCTTCACGGCCCTGACCTCGAACCCCGACCGTCAGTTCACCCCGCAGGAGTTGCTGGACTACTCCTTCGCGCACCCGGTGGAGTTCCAGCCCGGCGAGTCGTTCCAGTACTCGAACACGAACACGGTCCTCCTCGGTCTCGTCGTGGAGAAGGCCGGCGGCATGCCCCTGGACGAGTACATCCAGGAGAACGTCGTCGAGCCCGCGGGGCTGCGGCACACCGCCTTCCCGACGGACGCCGCGTTCCCCAGGCCGCACGCCCACGGCTACACCGAACAGACCGCCTCGGGCGACGTCGAGGACGCCACGGACTGGAATCCCTCCTGGGGCTGGGCCGCCGGGGCGATGATCTCCAACCTCCAGGACATGCGCACCTGGGCCAAGGTCGTCGCCACGGGCACACTGCTCACCGCCGAGACCCAGGCCGAACGCCTGGAGATCCCGCAGCCCGGCCCCGGTGGCTCCGGATACGGTCTCGGCATCTTCAACGCCCAGGGCTGGATCGGCCACAACGGTTCCCTGCCGGGCTACCAGTCGCTGACGATCTACCTGCCCGAGGAGCAGGCGACCCTCGTCGTCCTCCTCAACACCGACATCACCTCGGACGCCGGGACGCCCAGCACCCTCTTCGGCAAGGCCGTCACGGAGGTCGTGACCCCGGACCACGTCTTCGAGATCCCGGGCCAGTAG
- a CDS encoding 1,4-alpha-glucan branching protein has product MAVIHHTTMQPTKLELIAAWLPTRDWYTGRTEGPEPVKAGGFRLNDPAGEVGIEFMTVTDGTEEGALAYLVPMTYRGAPLEGAEHALICTSEHGVLGTRWIYDGAHDPVLVGQLYALLSGRAEAQDQSLDDTPDRTVSVFPAEGGDVSGAASAELVRVVEGSDHTDAVVRVSGGEAGELALRVRRVLRDADEGDAPGLGRVIAEWRLPDGRTARGPYAVVEPVL; this is encoded by the coding sequence ATGGCCGTCATCCACCACACCACGATGCAGCCCACCAAACTGGAACTGATCGCCGCGTGGCTGCCCACCCGCGACTGGTACACCGGCCGGACGGAGGGGCCGGAACCGGTCAAGGCCGGGGGGTTCCGGCTGAACGACCCCGCGGGCGAGGTGGGCATCGAGTTCATGACGGTCACCGACGGGACGGAGGAGGGGGCCCTCGCCTACCTCGTGCCCATGACGTACCGCGGGGCTCCGCTGGAGGGCGCCGAGCACGCCCTGATCTGCACCTCCGAGCACGGTGTCCTGGGGACCCGCTGGATCTACGACGGCGCCCACGACCCGGTGCTCGTCGGGCAGTTGTACGCGCTGCTCAGCGGTCGCGCCGAGGCGCAGGACCAGTCCCTCGACGACACGCCGGACCGTACGGTCTCGGTCTTCCCGGCCGAGGGCGGTGACGTGTCCGGCGCGGCCTCGGCGGAGCTCGTACGGGTGGTGGAAGGGTCCGATCACACCGACGCGGTGGTACGGGTGAGCGGCGGCGAGGCCGGTGAACTGGCCCTGCGTGTACGGCGGGTGCTGCGCGACGCCGACGAGGGCGACGCCCCTGGGCTAGGGCGGGTCATCGCCGAGTGGCGGCTGCCGGACGGGCGCACCGCCCGTGGCCCCTACGCGGTCGTCGAGCCCGTCCTCTGA
- a CDS encoding trypsin-like peptidase domain-containing protein, with translation MPSGARNGSPVATGAEQIFGDLREVAARVRADLEAEIAESSLELPADVAPAAEISRFAREERARVLEAGVVGLEKLAAHREDEINKDESFGVEAIVLLQGRPAILVQRQDFSPQRDEWVVLEGQRPAIRESLARVGRVEVTGHPSLDWIGTAFLVGPRTVMTNRHVAVEFSRFEADHDRWSFAFGMSARVDPAEELPLDGDPATTSLSSPYEITEIIGIHPDVDMALLRIEPSASDGLPTPLAVAADAPASVPGRPVYVVGYPAWDGRRNEPESMRRIFMDVYNVKRLQPGAATEFTPGTLVMKHDCSTLGGNSGSPVFDLTDHRVLGLHFGGRYRTGNFAVPLWELIDDPLLARAEVNWV, from the coding sequence ATGCCGAGCGGAGCACGCAACGGGTCGCCGGTCGCGACCGGCGCCGAGCAGATCTTCGGAGACCTGCGGGAGGTCGCCGCCCGCGTGCGCGCGGACCTGGAGGCGGAGATCGCCGAGTCGTCGCTCGAACTGCCCGCGGACGTGGCGCCCGCGGCCGAGATCTCCCGCTTCGCCCGCGAGGAGCGGGCGCGCGTCCTGGAGGCCGGAGTCGTCGGTCTGGAGAAGCTGGCGGCCCACCGCGAGGACGAGATCAACAAAGACGAGTCCTTCGGCGTGGAGGCGATCGTCCTCCTCCAGGGCCGGCCGGCGATCCTGGTCCAGCGTCAGGACTTCTCGCCGCAGCGGGACGAGTGGGTGGTGCTCGAAGGGCAACGGCCCGCGATCCGGGAGTCCTTGGCCCGGGTCGGCCGCGTCGAGGTCACCGGACACCCCAGCCTGGACTGGATCGGGACGGCCTTCCTCGTCGGCCCGCGCACGGTGATGACGAATCGTCACGTGGCCGTGGAGTTCAGCCGTTTCGAGGCGGATCACGACCGGTGGTCCTTCGCGTTCGGGATGTCGGCGCGGGTGGACCCGGCGGAGGAGCTCCCCCTGGACGGGGACCCGGCCACCACGTCGCTCTCGTCCCCGTACGAGATCACGGAGATCATCGGCATCCACCCGGACGTCGACATGGCCCTGCTGCGGATCGAGCCTTCGGCCTCCGACGGCCTGCCCACGCCGCTCGCGGTCGCCGCGGACGCGCCCGCGAGCGTGCCGGGCCGGCCGGTGTACGTGGTCGGCTACCCGGCCTGGGACGGCCGGCGCAACGAGCCCGAGTCGATGCGCCGGATCTTCATGGACGTGTACAACGTGAAGCGGCTCCAGCCGGGTGCGGCCACCGAGTTCACACCGGGAACCCTGGTGATGAAGCACGACTGCTCGACGCTGGGCGGCAACAGCGGCTCCCCCGTCTTCGACCTCACCGACCACCGGGTCCTCGGCCTGCACTTCGGCGGCCGCTACCGCACCGGGAACTTCGCGGTCCCTCTGTGGGAGCTGATCGACGACCCCCTGCTCGCCCGGGCGGAGGTCAACTGGGTCTAG